In Esox lucius isolate fEsoLuc1 chromosome 3, fEsoLuc1.pri, whole genome shotgun sequence, the sequence cttatttgGACTACAGTAATAAATTATGTTGGTAGCAAAATTGTAAATAAGTGGTCAGCCCGCCTTTGCCAttctagctaactagcttcaaTCAATGGGTCAGCTGAACGCTAATACTACTAGTAATAGTGTTCTGTCGTTGTGTGTCTGGCTAACAAAAGACGCCAACAATTCAGTTAGCTAAGAAAACACTAGCCTAGGCCTATAGCTTAATTAATATTAGAAACAAATGCAATGTTAGTCCATCGAATCGACCAAACATGTTCGTAATGATTTTATTATTTGCCCATAGCCGCGAAGTTCATATTGACCGCGCTTGCCTTTACCCTAGCAACATTGTTACCAATCTATTTCCCTTTTAACAGTTCGACCTGGCTAGGCTAGTTAGCTAGCAGGAGCTGGTGCTCTCCAGCTCCATCTCTTTTGTGGTGCGTGATAAAGATTAATTACCTTTTGAATTCCAGCTGGTGTTATATCACCCTTCCCACGTTGTCTGTGAGGTGCAAACGCCACCGACATGGTGCTTtcctacaaaacaaaataaactaaaacattCAACTAAAAAGCTAACAAATCTGTAGAACACAAGCCAGACAACTTAGCTAGCTGGAATAGGATGCTATTCTGTAATGTAGTAGTCCAGTACAGGGGTGAACAGTACTGCCATTGAgctgtaatatattttaatgtgatatttaaaagaaagaaatacgGTAATACCTAAAATAtcgaaattatttttttatttacatattatttatcGTTATATGTAGAATACAGTTGAATCATTTCTAAATACTTATTCATACCTAAAACCCCTTCACGGTAGTGGAACATTCCAAACTCAGCCCCAAAGGCCATTGGGGATTGGAATATAGCGAACAGTGCAGAAAACGTTATTATCAAACCTATAAAATGGTAATTGAACCCCAAATAATATGCGAATTAAATGCTTTTGAGTTATGAATAGTGAAGTAAAAAGATTCCGTGGCATACTTTTaaagtgttaatattttttggggggaaattctTAAAATGAACTCGTCCAAGTTCAGAGTTCAAGCACATGCGCAGTGTGATTGCACACTGGCTAGTAAACATTCCCTTGCCGAGTAGCTACTTACATATTTAATTGTCAGGATCTGCCGTAGAAACATAATGGCTGCAAGATATGACAGGGCAATCACTGTGTTTTCTCCTGACGGTCATCTTTTTCAGGTGGAATATGCCCAAGAGGCTGTGAAAAAAGGCTCCACTGCTGTAAGTTTATGTTATGAGACCATGGCGATGCTTACCGTAGCTGTGTCACCAGCTTAGCATGATGATAGCTATACAATAACTGTCATTTACAGCTAACGTGGCTAATAcatgctagttagctagctaacgttctTGTGATGCTTTCTTGCTGGGTGTATCCATAGCAAAAAGTTGTATTTTCGAAAGCGTTCCTTTAAACAGATTTTGagtttttgaaattaaattaggTACCTCTGCGTatcgtttctttttttctgtttggcgaaaaatgttttgccaatcCTGTTTCTGTATGGCGAATGAACACTACAATACACCCATAATGTTGATGATTGATAGAGCAAAATGCTTGCCATTTCTGTAATTGGGTGACGTTAGCTTAGCTGGCTAACTAATTTTTCTGAGTAGCTGCTGTATTAAATAACCTATTAGAATGACTGGATGTTTTGTCTGAAATATATGTTACTTAGCTAACTATTCTGCGTCTGACTAGTTTTCTTATTAATTCCTTACTTAGGTGGGCATCAGAGGCAAAGACATTGTTGTCCTTGGAGTTGAGAAGAAGTCCGTCGCCAAACTACAAGAGGAAAGAACAGTCCGCAAAATCTGCGCCTTAGACGACCATGTTTGCATGGCATTCGCCGGTAAGTGGCTGCATGGTCATGCGTTTgctttacattttcataaacatcGGAAGATCAATATACATACCAATTAACATCTAATGCACATGTAATATCTGTTTCGTTAGGCACAGCTTTGTGGAGGGAGTTGCTTTCTGCCTTTGCTCAATCGTTTTAGGGTTGCTGTAGGTCATTGCTCAGTCTGAATCATGTATTGGCACTAGTgtcgttttctttatttttttaaacacgtTTTTGTCTTTTCCAGGTCTGACTGCAGATGCCCGCATTGTGATCAACAGAGCGCGTGTGGAGTGCCAGAGTCATCGGCTCACTGTGGAGGACCCAGTCACTGTAGAATACATAACACGACACATCGCCACTCTTAAACAGGTATGATAACCTACTGTTTCCATTTTTGACACAACTCAAATGAAATGTTACACCGTTTGTGATAAGCCTTTGCAGTGGATTAATAACATGCCACAATGTTACCTAAAAGTCGGTTCATATGGTGCTTGAGTGTTTGGTCACTGAAGGACATTCTGTACGAATAACTTGTTTGATATCTTGATTCTGTAGCGGTACACTCAGAGCAATGGACGCAGACCGTTTGGCATCTCTGCGCTGATAGTAGGTTTTGACTACGATGGGACCCCAAGACTCTACCAGACTGACCCTTCAGGAACATACCATGCATGGAAGGTTAGCAAATTCGCAAGGGAACCCCTTTGTCTTTAGATTGTCTCTCCTCACCATCCCAAAAACCAGATTGTTCATCGTGGAGGGGGAGCTGCAGCCCCGAAAACTATAACTCCCTCCAGCCACCTGTAACTGTGACTGGATCACCAGGTTCAGAAATATCAAACACTGCCGGTTCAGTCTGGCCTTCTCCCTCAGTTTAGCGCAACCATTACTGAGttcttgcaatttttttttgatttaATTAGATTTATATTGGtgtttgggggatttctgtctATGctgtgcagtgtttttttataaaaattttaggtgctttaaataaaaaaaaatattatacaaatattatgtttttatatgaaGTGATTCTGAAGTATATGTTAATTATGagctttgttttttaatctaTGCAAGTATGAATTCAAAAGGATCGGATTTAGGTGTATGTAAACCACACCATTGGTGTTCTTGATTGTACTTACTTGTTTCCCCTCACCCCTTTGTTCAGGCAAATGCAATTGGCCGCAGTGCTAAGACAGTGAGGGAATTCCTGGAGAAGAACTACACAGACGAAGCCATTGCCACTGACAATGATGCGATaaagctgtcaatcaaagcctTGCTTGAGGTGAGGTCTAGCACTCAAATTGTTATGGTAAAACATATAGACCTCTACATCTTAATCCCTAGGCATTTCTGTAATTCAtaaggtttatttttatttgtacaaatattttctatcaATGTTTACAGGTGGTTCAGTCTGGTGGGAAGAACATTGAGCTTGCAGTGATCAGAAGAAACCAGCCACTGAAGGTAGCCTCCTCCGACTTTAAAGTGCTGTTATTTATAGTGTTGCAAATGTGTTTATGGGCtaaatgcatttttgttttgttgctccATGTAGTTACTGGAGTCCAAAGAAATTGAGACACTGGTGGCTGAAATTGaaaaagagaaggaagaggaggcagagaagaaaaaacagaagaaatCTACTTGATGTCGTTACTGAACCAGCGGTTTTCATTTAGTACTAGGTAAAGGCTCCTGTATTGGGTTTACAGGCCCAAATATGGTATACCTGTCACAAACTAAGGTCTGAGTCTTCATTTGATCTGGCTTTGTATGTTGAATTTTCAGTTCTCTAGTTGGCATTGTcatccatgttttattttgaggttTAGTTAATGTATGGAACTCAAATTAGGATTCAGACCTATGTGAAAATCTCTGTaagaacagtttatttttttatttttttttgtatcttgAGTGAATGTTAATGGATCAACATACTTAATAAAATCAAGTAGATTGTGTGCCATTTTATACTATATACTTATTTTTCTCAAGCATTCATTGCATTAAATTGAACATGTTACTTTCTTTACATTAGTTTCTTCATTTGCTTATGTGAAATatttattgaaagaaaaaaaagcaccCTAGCCTAGATAATAAACAAATACTGTTGAGTCACAACAGTTGCAGCAGAACAGCGTTTTACCTTCCCTTGCTACCCAAACTGCTCTGGCTAAACCCCACGGATGTCAGTTTCTTCAGGCTGGATCTGGGTACGTTCAAGATTATTTCTCTATCACAATAACTATCTAAATGTTGCTATTGATCCCAGAGCATGTCTGGATATAGCAACAGGGGAAAAATGCTCTGGTTAGAGAATCTCATAGCTGAAGACTTCGTTTTGAGTCTCAGACTGGTGATAGTGGACAACAGTTCACACCAACTATTCCAAGAGTCAATTTCAGTTTCTCTGTTATTATACCATCCAAAGCCGTTCAACATCCATAATGGAACCTTTTCACTTCTCAGCATTCTTTAGAACATCACTGTACAGCAAATGAAGAGCAGCCTAACACCCTGACGGCTACTTTATGAAGTGCTCACCTCTCACAtagtcatttaaaacaaattagcGATGGACTGAGGAAAGTGTCTTAATGGTGGGTCCCGATGCCTCTTCCCTCTTTTCTTGCCTCACACCCTCCTTTTATTTCACCCTAAATTCGCTTATCAAGCAACCGCTGCTCTGAATTCTCCGACACAATTATGGCCGGCGGTGTGCTAGGCCTGCTTAATGGGATCCTGGCCTCAGACCCCAGTGGGAAACTTCACTGACTTTAATCTGGAGCCCTTTGAAAAGTTGTGCTGCTGAGGAGCCCCGGGGGGTCCCTGTGACTCTCACCAAAGACATAATGGTGAATGGTAAAGTCCTTCATTTTAGTCATCTCCCCCAGCCAGGATTTCTTGAGTGGGTGTCTTGACTGCCATGGCAAGAGCAACCACAATTTGTCTGCACAATTTGTCTTCTTCATGGGGTTATAGGTGGGTGATGAGTATGAGGAAGTTCATTTCGGGAGTGTCCTTTGTAGCCGTTTGATTGTTGTGTAGAGATCGTCAAATTATTTTTGCCATCTAATTTCTTAAATCATGTAATGTCTAGTGTAGATATGTACTGAGCAAGAATGTGTGTTCCAGTTAGTAATCCACGCGCTTACGTTTTTTGGTATTAATATCAGTTGTATGCTGGAGCTTTTAGTTGTGTCAGAAGCTCATGTAAAACTATTATTTTGACAAGGACAGACAACCGACAAATACGTTCTGGTGCTTGCGGTCATGATTGAAAGTGAAGCCGAATTACAAAGGAGCTACGAAATAAGCCTCTTCTTTAACTTTTCCAAGTTCACTAATCCACTCAGACACAGAGGTTATCTACATCCATCTCATCTATAGACTGAGAGGAGCTTAAGTTTATAAAGCGAAAGTTGGCTGCTGTTCCTAGTTTAGTTTGAACTGcttgtgggaagagtttctcctTGTTTTTCTCTGCTGGCTGTTGTTGTTGCCCATAATCAGAGCGAGTTACTTTGCCTGAGGGCAAAGCCCATCTTTCTCATCGCTGGCTGGATGCTGTTCGTCATTAATGCAGAAAATAATGGCTCAACCAGAGGTCATCTATGGAGGAACGATGCCGGAGGACATGTGCTCTTCAAGCAAGAATGCACAGTGCCCAGGGCTGTAGACTGAGTGCTTTACAGCGTGTAtttatgcacaaacacacacacacacaatgtttgtCAGAAACCAATTGCACACACATTGTGGTTGGCTATTGACAGCACAGTAAACAGTATAAGATGTACATGTACATCAGGAtggggtcaattccatttaaattccTCCCAATTCAAATAGTAAACTCAATTCCAAATGTTGCTCATTGAAAAGCATTGAACAGATTTGGAATTTCAGTGTGCTTTCTGAACTGAAAGGAAACTGTCACCCACcctgatgcccccccccccccccccccccccccccccccccccccacacacacacacacacacacacattaaaccaATGGATAACATATAGATAACAAACTGAATAAAATgtgcagccacacacacacgcacacagaataTAAAACTCAACTCTTGCTTACTCTGAACACAGTATTTATGCATTCAATAGACTGAATGCAGAAACAGTTGTTGGCTGAATGTGGAAAACATTAGAAACCACCTTGATGATTCTGCTACACATTTGTATAATAATCAATGTAGCTGCCTTCCTGTTGTGTGGATTTCAATTCACGTACAGTGCACATGGTAGAGCGCGCAGGCTGGGGATCTACATTTTGTCATTCTAATGTGTTACCCTGTGGCTGTATTTCAAAGCAGGCCCCTCTTGGGATGTTTAAATTTATCAGTGTGGAATGTCCCCGGGTCCAGATAAGATAACTGCTTCAAgggcaaatacacacacagagacagagagacacacacagacccttgGGAGCTAAGGTTATATCAGTCCTCTTGTATATGGAGTACTTCAGTTTCGCTGAAATCATTTGAGCCAGTACCACTCTTCACCAGCAGGGTGCAGTGTTGCATAAAAGCAGTACACATCATATCAGTTACTCTTTCATCTCACTTCTGTCCTAAAGACTGAAAGTGTAAGTCTAGTCTAGCTAAGCTGAATCTACTGGCTTCTGACATGTTTTTGTCACTCTGCAGTTTAACACACAGCCTCAAACACTCTTAGAACAATTGAATCCATcgagagagagaccgagggagagggaaagagagggagaaagagttgGGTTTGCTTAAAGCTGTCAGATGAAAAAACAACAAGGCTCATGTCCTGAAGTCATGGCCAAGCTGTCAGAGTGTGTTGGGTCATGAAAGGCTACAGTCTCAACACTGTCCCTTTTCTGTGTGTCACTTGTCGAAAGATAAAGAGTGGGTTGTGAAAGTCTACACCCCCTTGGCACGGTTCCCGTTGTGTGGCCTAACATTTACATTCAatggcatgtttttttcttatgaTCCACACAACCCATTgcacattttaaaagtaaaGGAATATTATAGAATATGTATAAAAGATAATAATGTGTATGTCTTTACTCGCCTGAATGAATACTTGATGGAAGCACCTTCGACAGCCGTTACAGCTGTTAATCCTTTTGAATTATCTTCTAACAACTGTGAAACACTCCCAGGCCAGTTGATTTGGTGATTTATGATGGACAGGCAGATTTAAACATTGTCTTTGGTATCTTAGTCAATTTGAATCAGGCTTTGCACTGGACAACTCAGGAACACTCTAGTCATTCCAGTGTGTCATTGTCATGAAAATGAGTATAATTATTTTGCTGAAAAATAAGATTGAACTTTTCCTTTAACCTTTACCCCTTTCATATTTCTTAAACTCCTAACAAACTCCACATTACCTGACAATGAACAGCATACTAACAACATGATTCTGCCTCCACGATGCTCAAACAGGCTGCTTGTTGTTCTTCCTCAAGTATTGCCAAGTACTGTGGTGGCACGTGGTGACATGCAAGAGTAGCATCCAAGAAGTGTTTAATTTTTCTGAATGGGAAACCCCATCAAAACAGACACAGTTTGAAAATGTTATCCATCAGTGGTTTCCAACCAAATGAATATTTAAGCAAAGTTGTGGAATACAATTCCAAATAATTCACAGCTGCAATGGCTGTCAACGGTGCTCCTACCAGGTAGATACTCTGAGGGGTGAAGACATGTCATCGATACCTCCTCCTTTTGTATTTCTTactcatttacaacattttctaaactcgtttttttttcacttcacatttgtggtggaggttgtATAGATCTGTAGGAAAGAAAAATGCAGTGTAATCCATTTTTAGATTTTGAAGGCAGCAAAATGGAAGGTGTGTTGAATCACTAGGTACGATACACACCATTTTCCATGCCCATCGGATCCGCTAGCTTTTGCTCATTCCCTGTAGGGTTGCTGTAATACcaagaagaaaaacaatgaacaatTTGTTAGTACAGTCGGTGAGAAAGTTTACACATTGTtgataaacataaataaatatgaaatgatAACTCAAATAGTGATTTATATCATATGTTCAAATTaggaaacaatattttatttgtatattcaCGTGTGGCCATGTGTCTGCCTCCAGGTATTTTGTGTCTGCCTCCAGCAAAAATAACCTATTATCGGATGAagttgatgccattgactgaaGAAGTGCACCTTGGACCAAATAAATTGTTATTTgcccccaaaaaataaacattatggaATGGCCATTAAATTTACTGGACTTTAAACCCAACTTACAATAGCCTATGAATGTAAATGTAAGCGAAGGACATGGAAAATCTGGAAGGATTCTGTATGGAGGTCCAAAATCCATTCCAATTGTTTTATTCAACTAATACATACATGTGTAGCTTAGATTTGTAATTATTTCCAAGCTTCATTCATCTTTATGttcaaacatttcacaacacTGAATGTACAGTGCGTAGGCCAATAATCACGTATTGTTTCCCCTATTATAGCTGTTCTAGAATCACTTTCACTCTATTTTTCATACCATCCATTCATTCATAAGCCTCCTTAGTGTCTATCTTGGCGTTATGAACACACCCTCTATCATTGTCGCCACAGTTGCTGACATAGACAGTGGGGTAACAGATCCAACAGAACGCATTGATAGCcttggtctttgtgtgtgttgaatGGCTGTTGGAATATTTTACAGTTCCAACAGTTTAGTATTACCCCTCAAGAGTCGCCTGACAAGGGTTTTGTCTTATTGGAGAAAAATATGAGTGCATCCTCTTCTAATTGAAAGAGGATACAAATACACAaggggagagacaaggagatggagggagggggatggcatggaaaaaaggagagaaatggGGTAAGAAACAAAGGGAGAGGCAAAAGGAGCAGGGAGGGCTAAGTAAACAATTCCCATTATGCCGCGGGGCAGGAAGCAGTAGCCCAGGGGTGGTTGGCCTCTCAGGGCTGTGGCAGaagtcagtcacacacatcaCATGGCATTACACGGGATGGGGTTACAGCAAAATGTCAGCCGACGCATAAGGAGGAACCATCGGCCCATAGCATAATTCGATGGCCTGAGGGGGGTGCAATCTCGGATTCCCACGATTCCTCTCTTTCCACCCACACCCtcttttcattgtatttctgaatccattttcttctctctctcactcttctccattatttaatgttttcaattgtACTATGCGCTCTAGTAGCCAAGCATGTAACGTGTGCCTAGTGTGTTTCTATGAGGAATGACTGCAGTATCCCCAAGCACCTGTCCCTATTCCCCATGGATATGTTCAGGGCTATAGAAAGGGTCTCTGACCTGACTGTTATGTTATTCAGGACCTGCTGCTTTCTCTAAATGCTCTCACTTTGACTCTCATATAACCTGCGCCACACAAAACTATCCATATTGCCTGTCATTCTGTTACTGGTGGGAGATGTCTTTTCCCTCTTAGGCGGAACGGTTGGTTACGCTTACGGCCTTTAATGAAAGAAATAGGATTGGATCGTTGAAACAAGTGCATTGTGTGGTACAACTGTTTATTTTGGAAGCATGGCCATTAAGGTATCACATGAAAATTCTAAATATAATGTTGGTcagagtgtctgtgtatgtgtgtgtgtgtgtgtgtgtgtatgtgtgcgcgcgcgcgtgcacGTGCGGATATCTGAGTGCCTTTGACAGGGAGGACATGCCTAAAGGCAGGTCTCAGCCCTTCAGCACCCAAAATGACACATGACTGCTTTGACTTTTgtcatccccctccccctcttccccgCCCCCAGCCGTACTACAATCTACAGGCAGCCCCGAACAAACACCcaggctaacacacacacactcacacacaaatggTCAAACACACTGTATACTGCTTAGATTACATTATCTATGTCCTCTGGACACATAGCCTCATTGCTGGATGACATTTGGCCTTGTGCAGTGCTGAGGTTACCTTTGTTTGCCCCCAAGTTAAAGACGCCTGTCTTCAGCATTGCAATcgggccaaaaaaaaaaaataaggcaaaaaaaaaaaaagatgcgaTGAGAGAAAGATTTCCAAAAGCCCTTTGATCAGAAGCATCAACAGTCGCGCGCTAACTTGTTAAGCAGTATGTAAATTTGAACTGATACTGAATAAAGTTGCCAGAATAGCATGAATCCATTGTGCTGCGATGATCAAAATGAAAGAGGGCTTCATGTGCTGGAGGGCAAGAAAGTCACAGACattcgttttttttcttccgTTTTCCTTACAAAGAGTGAGGGCTGATGGGAGGCTGAGAGGAGAGCgttgggagggagggatggagggaaggagggaaatGAAAGATAGGGGGAAAGCCTGGAAGGATCTCAATCTAAATTAGCCGAATGGAAGGAAAGAGTCTGCTGAGTGAGATGTATAATTAAAATCAGGTTCATACGGCTGGGATGGAAAAAtctgcattcattcattcactGTCTGACTAGGTGAATTCTCCAATTACAACTGGGACCTTCTTATAGATGTTTCAAAGCCAAAGGTATAAGCTTGAACTATTGAAATGATTGTGGCAGTGCCGCTGGAATGAATTTCAACGGATAATCTCACCTGTGGTGCAatttgtatctttttttttttttttttcacgcACCTCCACCGCCCCTCGCTCCCTAGCCCCTCtgctcctcccacctccttcctttctctttctctttcctgcACTCAGGGTGATGAATAGGCGCTGTCACTGAGACTCTTGTAGCCTGTCAGTACAAACAGTCACTGAAAGTATCACTTTCACAGGAAAGACTTTCGGTGTGTCTGCGGTGAGATCATTAGCCCGGGCCTCGCACTCACTGCCCCTTCCAACTCACACCTGTCCATGGGGAAAGATGTGTCCTGCCACTGAAGCAGAAAGGGACAAATGTGACCCCACACGCAGAG encodes:
- the LOC105018818 gene encoding proteasome subunit alpha type-7; translation: MAARYDRAITVFSPDGHLFQVEYAQEAVKKGSTAVGIRGKDIVVLGVEKKSVAKLQEERTVRKICALDDHVCMAFAGLTADARIVINRARVECQSHRLTVEDPVTVEYITRHIATLKQRYTQSNGRRPFGISALIVGFDYDGTPRLYQTDPSGTYHAWKANAIGRSAKTVREFLEKNYTDEAIATDNDAIKLSIKALLEVVQSGGKNIELAVIRRNQPLKLLESKEIETLVAEIEKEKEEEAEKKKQKKST